The nucleotide window GCTGGACGGCTAGGTTATAAAATAAGGTGTGTAATGCCCGATTTCCTTGCTTGCTTTTTTGTTCTCTTCCTTTTCCACCAGACCCGAAGAAAACTGGCGCAATCCCTGCAAATCGGGCTAATTTGCTGGCATTTGGGAAACGGCGTATATCACCTATTTCTGCAATGAAAGCCGACGCTGTCACAAGGTCTATGCCTGGCATCGTCTCTAATTGAATATCTAATAAGCTCATTAATCCTTTTAATTCTTGTTCTATCATGCGCATTTCCTGCTTTTTAAATGAAATATCTCGGACAATGCTCCTAATTAAAAAATGTTGTGTTTCTTGATGTCCCTTAATGGTGTTGCCATCCTCTTGCACCCTTTTTAAAATGTCGCTCGCTTTTTTCACTGAGCATGTATTACGGCTCGCCTCTAATAAAAAGGTCGTTAGCTGTTGTAACGTCAGTCCTTCCAAACAAGCGGGTGAAGGGTAACGTTCCCAAAATGCCAAGGCTGTTTTACCGTCTATTTCCGAGAAAAACTTCTTATAGCTTGGATAATGGTGGCTCAATTGAACATGCAGTTGGTTCTTTGAAGCACCTTGTGCCTTTACTAAACCGTTTCTTCTTGTCACTAACTGTTGTATCGACCAATATAAATCATCTGGTATCACATCTGGTAACTGGTCTAGCCTGTTTACCAAAATCCTTGCTACACATTCTGCATCCCAACTATCGCTTTTTTGTGTGGTCATATGGCTTTTTCGCTCCGCATAGGAAAGAGCGGGATTGACTTCCTTCACAATTTGCGCATGGTCTGTTAAATATTTGGCTAATGCTCGCCCATACCCGCCAACATCTTCTAAACCAAAAATCGGGGTTAAGTCATCCTCTACTTGTTGATAAACAGCCAATAAAAAGGTTGAAAAAGCAGCCGGTTTATTTTCAAATTTGATTTCATCTACCTTTTGTTGCCAACAATCCATCACCACCGCTACATGGTGCTGTTTATGTAAATCTACGCCAATATATAGATATTTCTGTTTTTCGTGCACGCTACATTCTCCTCGTCATTTTAATAAATGAAAATGCCGGCAACCTTAGTTCGAGCGTTCACCTATTCGTGCGCATTGGTACGAAAGCCTATCCATTTTCATCTTTACACAAATATATATAAGAAAATGCACCTCTTTTTTAAGTAACCCCTCAAATAATTGCAGGATGTTGCCCATTTACTTGTATTTGTCCATATGTATACAGGCCTTTATAAAAACTTTCCCTGTCTAAAATGCGCTTCACTTGCACTTTCGTAAATCGTTTCCCTTTCTTTGTTCGGTGTCCTTCCGCATTCAACTGTTCTGCTAATTGAGATAACGACCAATGCGGATAAAGGTGCTTGAATGCAAAAAGCCGCCGTACAATGACCGCTTTCTCTCCATCAATATGGACTACTTTTTGCCCTTTCTTCACTGTATACCCAAATATGACACCGCCACCTGCGTAGCCACCTTGCTCTGCCTTTTTCTTTCTACCGCGGCTCAACTTCAAGGCAATTTCAAGCCTTTGGTACTGGTCTAACAGTTCTAACATACCGTTCACTAAAAAGTCATTGGGTTCATATGTGTAAATACTGTAGTTAAGTTGCTCAATTGCTTTCACATCGACGTTATATTTTTTCAACTCACGCTGTATCAATACTTTCGCCATATCAGAGCGCCATAAACGGGATGTATTCAGTACAATGACTTGGCTCACTTGGGCGGATTCCATATCTGCTAATAGCTTTTGTAACCCTTCTCGCTCTATCGTCAGCCCATCTTCATCCACTGTGGCTCCGCTGATACCTTTATCTTCATAGATATGAAGCAAATTCAAGTGATTGTCCTCACAATATCGCTTAATTTCTTCCACTTGATACATGAGGCTGTATCCATCACGTACTTGCCCTTCCGTTGAAACACGTACATAACCAACTACATTTTTCCTCATTCTATCCCCCTCCCGTTACAGCAATTAAAGTTCCTGTAACGCTTACTTGTTTTTGCGGATAACTGATGTGTAACGTCTATCCGTTACAACATACTGTACGACCTTCTCCTAATTTTGCACAACCCTTTATTTTACAGTCGTTTTTTCTCTAGTATGGTCGTACACTATACCAAGCCACTACAATTTATGAAAGGGGTGTTGGATGATGGCTTCCGTTATTCGTTTACGTCTAGACGAAATTTTAATTGAAAAGCAAATGACCCGTCGGCAACTTGCTCGACAGGCTTCTTTACGTCCAAATACAATTAATGACCTCTGTACCCGCCCTGTAAAATGTCTACATATGCGCATACTTTCTATCTTATGTGATACATTGCAAGTGTCTATTCAAGACCTACTTATATTAGAGCCTATAGACTAAGTAATGAAGCCTTATCTCACTGTTATGCCCTCTGCAAACCTATTGAAACCCACTTCATAGCAGGCTTGCAGAAGGCTTTTCTATCTATTTCATTTCATTTTTTGTTTTTCTTCCTTTTCCTTTAATTTCTCCTGTACCAATATATCAATTGCCGCTAGTCTAGCTTTTCGTGCTTCTGGCCAAAGGAATTGCTGAAACAATACGCCTTCCCCATTTTCTAGGATTATTCTTGGAAAATATTTAGCTATTAATTTATTTCTATACCTCTGCATCTCTTTACTCAATTTTTCTCCATCTTTCTTACGTTCTACCATGTCAGCCTCACTCTTTTCTGTTTTAAATTTGGTTCGTACAATAATATATATAATAAAAAGTTGAAAATTTTTAAGTAACCACTCAACTTCCAAACAAAAAAACACTTAATTTTCTATGAGTTAAGAAATTAAGTGTTTTTGATTCGCCTAGCAGGCAATGGTTATACAATTCTATCTGACAGCTTACTCAAAAAAATCACTATTTTCAAAACGGTACCCTTCAAGTCTTGGCAGGTTTTTCTTTGATAAATTAATTCCCCACTCCGCTTTGCTTTTTTGTCCTTCTTGGTCATAATCACGACTCACAAAAACTTCATCCGGATGTTCCCATACAGTGGATGGTATTAAGTAAAAATCAGGTGCTTTATCTTCATGAAGAAACACCAACGCTAAAAATACATTATTTCTCAATGTAAATACATGCTTCTGTAAAAAAACATAGCTTAATTTTCTATATGTTTTCACTTGAATATCATAATATTGCCCATCTTTTCTTATAATAAAATCAATTGCCTTGTCATCTACCTCAGATATATATACATCACAACCATACAGTGTAAACTCCATCTTCGTTGCATATTCACCAAAACGTCCTACCTGTAATTTGTTCAATTCACTAATCTTACGTTTTTTCAACTTGCTCTCCCCCTACAAAATATATCTACACCCAAAACGATACGCTTATACGTACCACTAGTTCTTTCATTATATGCTAACTTTTTCTTTGTAGTCAATATCATTGAATTGTAGGGATAGCTATGGCGAAAAAGATTAAAGTGAATATCCATGAATTAACCAAACAAAAAGGTATCTCCCTTCGAGAATTATCTCGATTAACGGATATACGTCATGCCGCTTTAAGTGAGCTAGCCAACCAAAAAAGGCAAAATATTAATTTCCATCATATCGAAAAAATTGCAGAAACATTAGAGATTGAAGATATTCGAGAAATTATTGACCTTATAGACATAAAAGATTAAAAAAGTCGCCTCCGTTGTTGGAAGAAGCGACTTTTTTTATCGTCATTATTAATAAAATTGGGTATAGCCTTTTGTTCAAACCCCGTTCCCTCTATATGGTTAGCGTAGAGCAAGAGTACCTTTTTTGTCTTTCTTATTGTTTATCGCCACGAGCGTTGTCAGTATCATTTGTTTTTATTATTTCCGGCTACTTACTACTCTCGCCATGTAAAATGTCATCTTGCTTACTTCTCACGTTTTTTATTTTTTAGTAATACTCATTGATGGCAATGCCTTCATGATATTTGATTCTGAGCAGGGCATAGTTTTATCTTATCGGCAAATTCTAATTGCTCTTTTGCTCTCCTGTTATAAGCTGTAATCCGAGATTCGTGTTATTTTAACCATAATAAAAACCTTGAAAGGTAGTTAGCCCATCAAGGTTAAATATGTTTATATTTTCACTAAATATTTATTAATTTCTTCATATTTATTCAAGTATACAAAAGTTGATTTCTATTCCTTGTATTTTTCTACAAATTGATTAATACCAGCAAACATTAGATCTTTAATTAGTTCAGTATAGTTATTATATCCCCCTTCTTTTTCAATAATTATATCTAACATACTTTTTAATTTCCCGTCTACTATAATCGTTATACCTTCAACTTGCTCACCAGTTTTTTCATTCTCGAATTTTTCAGATAATATACTTATCTTATTTTCACTCATCTGATTCCTCCATCATTCTCTATATTTAATAAATCAACTCCATTTTCATCATACCAATACTTTTCTTTTCTATCTATCATAGATAAAAAATTTTCATAAACGCCCATCCAATTTTCAGGCACAAAATCCTCGTAGGAAGCTGGTTCAGAATACAATGAGTATAATTCTCTTTTATCAAAGTTTATATATAATGAGGGTAAAAAAGTATATATTGTATCCTCTTTCGATTTAGTAAGCAGATTTAATTTAAGTGCCTCTCTCAGTTCCTCACGAGAAACAGAATATTTATTTATTTTTGGAGTAAACTCTATAATTGAATGCTCATCTAAAATTTCTATGCCTGTCCGTTCATCGTCTGTGTGTATATTACCTCCTATATTCCCAAGACCTATTTCTTTAAATTTCAACATATAGGCCTCCTCCTGCTTTTTTCTATCTAGAAACCATAAATCTTTTGGTGAAACATACCAGTTAAAACTATTATCAACTAATAAACCTACGATAATATTTTCTAACATTTTAGGTTCTAATAACATATTCTTTCCTCTCTTTATTCTCTTACTCGTGCATTTTTAGCATATTCCTCTATCCATTCAACCCAAGGTGCAGGAACTTCAAATGAATTTCCTGGCTTTGTTGGATCTACAAGTTTCGGAGCTGTCCTACCCTGATTTAATGGATTTGATTTGTACCCAGCTTGAGGTATTGTATTTTCTTTTAAGAATTCATCAAACCACTTTGGAACAGTGAATTCTATAATATCGGCATTGCCACCTCTTACTTCATTTTTAAAATAATTTGAATGCTCCCCATTATCTATACTTATATTTAAATCAGCCTTTTTATTGGGGATTGTTAATGTTCCATCGTCATTTACTTGTATACGTGTTTGGCTTGATTTAGTACCATCTCCACCTTGAACTCGTCTATATGTTACTTCATCATTACCCGTACCCTTAACCCCATCAACCTGAGTCTCATTTTTCACTACGGGAGTTTTCTCTAACTTGCTTGCTTTTATATTCGGTACATCTGGTACTTTCCCTACTTTCGTAAGAGAACCTAAGCCCTTTGTTCCTACTATTGTTGCCCCAACGCCAAATAACACTTTTCCTTCCACATATGATCGTGAATAAGCATTCCCTTGGATATAGTCTTTTTCCACTGTTTCTTTGGCGGATTTGCTTATTGCTTCCACTGTTTCCTTTGGTTTTGTGATAGCGGTTGCGAGATTATCCAATGCTGCTTTTGGGTTACTGATTTATTCTGCTTGTTTAATGTAAGGCAAGGGTGCCTTTTTATATTTCTTATTGTTTATCGCCACGAGCATTGGCAGTATCATTTGTTTGTTACTAGTTCCTGCTCTTACTACCCTCACCATGTAAAATGTCATCTCGCTTACTTCTCACGCTTTTTATTGTTTAGTAATACTTATGAAGGCAATGCCTTCATGATATTTGATTTTGAACATGGCATGGCTTTATTTTATCAACATTCCTAGCTATTGAATATTATGAGTTGTCATCCTCGAAACTTACTGTTTTAACCATAATAAAAAACCTTGAAAAGGTGGTTAGCCAATCAAGGTATTAAAATACTTCTCCAATTTTCACTCTTTCAAAATCTGGCTTGCCAATTTTCTTACTAGTCAAGGCACTATCGCTTTGTTGCAATCAAGTAGTAGCGAACTTATTTATGTTATAATGTTTTTAGATATTCTATTTCTTCATCTGTCCATTTTTTATGAATCAACTCACAAATTTGATCAGAGAGAGAGAAAATCTCTTTCCACTCTGAACTTTTTTTTATAGAAGGACTGTTCCATACTTTTATTTGATCTACCAAAAAGTATACACTTTGTAATTCCCGACATTTCCCTAAAATTTCCTCATCTATAATTCCTTCATTACTTAGTCTATCAAGAGTAAATTTACTTAAGTAAGCTGGTGCCTCTATTGCAAACTCTTCAAGAAGATAATACTCAATTAACTCATCTGACAATGTTAAAACATTAGAATTCGAATGTTTTAAGGTCTCTAAAAGTAGTTCAAATGATTCTCCAATTGTTATCACAATTTACTCCCCTTCTTTAATCAATTTGTATTGCCTTACCTTTATCGTCAATGGTAGGAACATAACCATCCTCCATTTTATATATCTTCACTTTTTTTGTTTGTCCATTTGAAAATCCATAGTATGAACCTTTATGGACACCTCCACCACCATGATAGAACACACTTCCATCTGGATTAGTGAATTTCCAACCAGAACCATTTCTACCATAAACACCTTCTACCCAATTTGGTCCTAAAGTTGACTTAATTTCGCTTTTAGTACTTCCATACAACTTTTCAGGGTTCGCAATAATGTCATCAAATGACGTAGGTTTCCATTGAACATTTCCATTCCCATATTTATCTTTAAAATAATTATTCCAGTCTTGTCCAGATACTGGATTCTCTGCTCCAAAATCTACTTTAGCTCCGCTGACTGGCTTATTATTACCCGTACCCTTAGCCCCATCAACCTGAGTTCCATTTTTCACTACAGGAGTTTTCTCTAACTTGCTTGCTTTTATATTCGGCACATCTGGTACTTTCCCTACTTTCGCAAGAGAGCCTAACCCCTTTGTTCCTACTATTGTTGCCCCAACGCCGAATAACACTTTTCCTTCCACATATGATCGTGAATAAGCATTCCCTTGGATATAGTCTTTTTCCACTGTTTTTTTGGCGGATTTGCTTATTGCTTCCACTGTTTCCTTTGGATGTGTAATGGCGGTTGCGAGATTATCCAATGCTGCTTTTGGGTTACTGACAAGCCCCCATGTACTCTTCACTGTGTCCACTGCAGTATCCGCAAAGGCATCTACTTTTCCTTTCCCCTTCTGAGCAAGCACCAATCCACTATTTCGTAAATTGGTTGTGATTTTTTCTGCTAGCGACATCTCTTTGGTGATTGGGGTTGGTTCTTTTGTATTTATTGCATTGTATATGTTACTGATGCCTTTTGATGTTTCTTGAGGAGCTTTCAGTGTTTTAGCCTTAGCTTCTACACTGCTTGTTATTTTTGCTTTACTTGGGGCATCGTTTATGCTCATAACCATTTAAACTTAAGAAAAAAACCTTGAAAGGTGGTTAGCCAATCAAGGTTTAAGAATACGATTTATTGACTCACAAAAAAATCATACAAAATCAATTCTTTAAGAATCAATTTGCTACCTATCGCTGTTCAAAATTATAACCGCCTTTTTTAGGAAGCAACTCTTCAAAATCACACGATGCTATTGCTGTAAAACCAGCATTCCATAACTCTGTTAATAAATGAGATATCTTTGAAATATAGATATTACTACTTACACTTTCATTAGGCTCTATTTCAAAATAATATCTATAATATAAAAAGTCATCTCCTGTTTGTTCTTTTTCCCCTTCAATATAATCCCCATTATTGAAGAGATAAATTTCTGCTTGTTCGGTTATTATACTTGAACCATCTACATCACCGTTAACAAACTTAGAGACTAAGTCAATAATATCCTTCTTTTCTAAGTTAGTATCTAGAAATATTTTAGTATACAAATCCATCTCTATATCCATCGTTTCACCTCTTTATTTAATTGGAGTAAATGGAGGATTGTCAAATGGTCCATCCATTTTAATAATTGATATATCAACATCCATTCCTAACTCTTTTTCTAATTGCTTTCTAAATTTACTCAATTTTGCTTCACCAGATTGAATTTTTCCTGTTTCAATTGCATGTAACATGGTCTTCTCTTTAGCAGATCCTGGATTAGGGGGAGTAATTTTACTAAATGAATTCTGTACTAACTCATCAAACTTTTGCGCTGGTACCCTTACTGCAATGTCGAGATCAGAAGTTGGCTTTGCTGTTCCTTTTGCTCTACTCCCTTGAACAACAATGTCATCACTTATATGACCAACCTCTTCTTTTACCATTTGTGATATTTTTTGAAATTGTTCTTGAGTCAAACCTTGTGGTATCTTAAGACCTTTACCCGTACCCTTAACCCCATCAACCTGAGTCTCATTTTTCACTACAGGAGTTTTCTCTAACTTGCTTGCTTTTATATTCGGCACATCTGGTACTTTCGTAAGAGAGCCTAACCCCTTTGTTCCTACTATTGTTGCCCCAACGCCGAATAACACTTTTCCTTCCACATATGATCGTGAATAAGCATTCCCTTGGATATAGTCTTTTTCCACTGTTTTTTTGGCGGATTTGCTTATTGCTTCCACTGTTTCCTTTGGATGTGTAATGGCGGTTGCGAGATTATCCAATGCTGCTTTTGGATTACTGACAAGCCCCCATGTACTCTTCACTGTGTCCACTGCGGTATCTGCAAAGGCATCTACTTTTCCTTTCCCTTTCTGAGCAAGCACCAATCCACTATTTCGTAAATTGGTTGTGATTTTTTCTGCTAGCGACATCTCTTTGCTGATTGGAGTTGGCTCTTTTGTATTTATTGCATTGTATATGTTACTAATGCCCTTTGATGTTTCTTGAGGAGCTTTCAGTGTTTTAGCCTTAGCTTCTACACTGCTTGTTATTTTTGCTTTACTCGGTGCATCATTTGTACTCATTGGGTAACTTGTTAATGACTTACCTGAATTTTGATAAATTGCATTGCTTATTGGTTTTGTTGCACTTATAGAACTATGTGTATGCAATGGCTTTGGTACATTAGAAGAACTGCCGCTGAGCGTTTTTACGACACTTGTTGTCTTTGCTTTACTTGATGCATCACTTGTGCTCATTGGGTAACTCGTTAATGACTTACCTGAATTCTGATAATTTGCATTGCTTGACGATTTGGCTGTACTGGAAGCACTTTGACTGCTTGTGGCTTTCACGGTACTTACTAACTTTGCTGCATTTAATACCTGATTACTAGTTGTCACCTTAGTTTTACTTGGTGTGTCGTTTGTGCTCATTGGGTAGCTCGTTAATGACTTACCTGAATTTTGATAAATCGCATTGCTTGATGATTTGGCTGTACTTGAAGCATTTTGACTGCTTGTGACTTTCGCTGTCGCTGTAGTATTATGTGTGCTTACTGGTTTTACTGTACTTGCAGATTTAATAGTGCTAGCTGTTTTTGCTGCACTTTGACTACTTGTAGCTTTCACTGTAGCATTGTGCGTGCTTGCCGGCTTTGCTGTACTTGCAGAGCTAGAGGCACTAGTTGTTTTTGCTGGAGCTGCTGCATTATGTGTGCTTACTGGCTTTGCTGGAGTCGCTGCTTTACTTGTTGTTGCTTTTGCTGCACTTACTGAGCTACTTGTTGATTTTACTGTATTTGTAGTACTTTTTCTACTACTTGAACTGCCACTATATGTAGAGGCAAGAGAAACTGATTTAACTGCCATTGTATAACCTCCATTTATATTTCTAATGATTGACCAGCTGAAGTGAAAAATCCTGTGTGATGTATGGCAAAGGTGTCCTCTAAAATGTATTCACCATCAATCAATAATTGAATTTTCCAATTACCAAGCATTTTTTGTTTATCCTCTTGATGTAAATCAAGCCAAAACCACATACGTACGGGTTCATTTTCCATTTCAGTAAAAAGCAGATGCTCTGAAACCTGCATAATCTCCTTATTAGGCGCATACCAAATAATCGTCACAGGATGGGCACCTGTCACTCGACGAAACTCGAACTGCGCTACTACTAGAGAGTCCATATCCATTGAAAATACTTTTTTATAGAAGGGCTGCTCTGTTTCCAACACCTGTTCTGTCAATCCATAGTCATGAATATGTATCGTATATTCTGTTGAATCATACATTCTCTCCTGTTGATGATTAATCAACAGCATGGACCAGATTTCTTCCTTGTCATCGACTTCATACATATTTGCATAAGGGTCATTTAATAGGAGCTTATCATTTATCAAAAATTTATAACGATATTGACCTGAAATTAAATGAGTCTCGAAATACCATTCATTTCCCTGTTTTTGCATGACCCCCTTTGTTGCATCCAAATCATTAAAATCTCCTATGACAGCAAGAGAATGAATTGGCAAATAGGGTGATTCTTCATATTTCAGTAAAACATTCAAAAATACACCTCATTTCTCCTTTTAAAGTAAGAATATAACAATAATAAAAAATAATCAATATATTAAAAATATTATTACAGCGTCTGTATAAAGCGTTTTTTCTCCCTTTTTATTTGCTTTCTTTTAGCTATAAAAATACGGCTGCTAAGCATACAAAGTAATCTTTGTATTACCTAACAGCCGTTGCTAATTTATTTCAATTCTACATATTGCTCTAAAATTTGTGAGTGAATAGATGGATTTGCGATAATAAATGTATCTTGTCCTAATAAATTCACAGGTTGTCCAGTTAAATTACTTGCTATTGCACCAACCTCCTGTGCAATAATGATGCCACCTGCTACATCCCATGGTGATAGGCGCATTGATAAATAAGCATCGAGCTTACCACTCACAACAAAGGCAATTTCCATTGCTGCAGCACCATATGACCTCGTTCCACGCACTGTGCGTACAAGCTCAATTAATTTTTCATGGTTTACCCTGCGATTTGGCGTTACCCATGTCGCATTGATGCCGATTACAGCTTCCTCTAGCTTTACTGATTGTAATTTGCGCAGCGGTGTGTCGTTATACCAAGCTCCCTCTCCTGCTGTTGCACAAAATAAATCTTCACGCATTACGTCAAATATGTATCCTAATTTTCCAACCCCATCAACGAATATACCAATCGTAATCATAAAGTGGCGATGCTGCTTGACAAAATTCATCGTACCATCAATTGGATCAAGAATCCAAACGACCCCATCCAATGACTCTACCTTCTCGCCCATGCCCTCTTCCCCTAAAATTTTATGTGAGGCGTCATATGCTTTAATTTTTTCAATAAAAAACAATTCTGTTTCTCTATCAATATTCGTCACTAAATCATTGGCATCTGATTTTGTTTCTACTTTTAAATCATAAGAAAATGCATCTCGAATACGTTGCCCTGCTTGTCTAATTATTTCTTTTGCAAATCTATCTAATTGCTGTAAGTTCATCACAATGTACCACCCTTCTTTTCCCGCTTCTTCAATTGATTGAAATTTCAATTTGTATAAGTATAACAAAAATCACTTGCTATCCGAATACTTTAGCAAGTGATTTTTAAATTGGCTCCCATTTTT belongs to Lysinibacillus louembei and includes:
- a CDS encoding IS110 family RNA-guided transposase: MHEKQKYLYIGVDLHKQHHVAVVMDCWQQKVDEIKFENKPAAFSTFLLAVYQQVEDDLTPIFGLEDVGGYGRALAKYLTDHAQIVKEVNPALSYAERKSHMTTQKSDSWDAECVARILVNRLDQLPDVIPDDLYWSIQQLVTRRNGLVKAQGASKNQLHVQLSHHYPSYKKFFSEIDGKTALAFWERYPSPACLEGLTLQQLTTFLLEASRNTCSVKKASDILKRVQEDGNTIKGHQETQHFLIRSIVRDISFKKQEMRMIEQELKGLMSLLDIQLETMPGIDLVTASAFIAEIGDIRRFPNASKLARFAGIAPVFFGSGGKGREQKSKQGNRALHTLFYNLAVQQVQVAKGSKRPRNPVFHAYYQQKLKEGKTKGQALVCIMRRLVNIIYGMMKHKTAYELPIIKEEKEVV
- a CDS encoding recombinase family protein, with the protein product MRKNVVGYVRVSTEGQVRDGYSLMYQVEEIKRYCEDNHLNLLHIYEDKGISGATVDEDGLTIEREGLQKLLADMESAQVSQVIVLNTSRLWRSDMAKVLIQRELKKYNVDVKAIEQLNYSIYTYEPNDFLVNGMLELLDQYQRLEIALKLSRGRKKKAEQGGYAGGGVIFGYTVKKGQKVVHIDGEKAVIVRRLFAFKHLYPHWSLSQLAEQLNAEGHRTKKGKRFTKVQVKRILDRESFYKGLYTYGQIQVNGQHPAII
- a CDS encoding helix-turn-helix domain-containing protein; translated protein: MASVIRLRLDEILIEKQMTRRQLARQASLRPNTINDLCTRPVKCLHMRILSILCDTLQVSIQDLLILEPID
- a CDS encoding DUF4365 domain-containing protein, which produces MKKRKISELNKLQVGRFGEYATKMEFTLYGCDVYISEVDDKAIDFIIRKDGQYYDIQVKTYRKLSYVFLQKHVFTLRNNVFLALVFLHEDKAPDFYLIPSTVWEHPDEVFVSRDYDQEGQKSKAEWGINLSKKNLPRLEGYRFENSDFFE
- a CDS encoding helix-turn-helix domain-containing protein, whose protein sequence is MAKKIKVNIHELTKQKGISLRELSRLTDIRHAALSELANQKRQNINFHHIEKIAETLEIEDIREIIDLIDIKD
- a CDS encoding 1,4-dihydroxy-6-naphthoate synthase, which gives rise to MDIEMDLYTKIFLDTNLEKKDIIDLVSKFVNGDVDGSSIITEQAEIYLFNNGDYIEGEKEQTGDDFLYYRYYFEIEPNESVSSNIYISKISHLLTELWNAGFTAIASCDFEELLPKKGGYNFEQR
- a CDS encoding nucleotidyltransferase domain-containing protein yields the protein MAVKSVSLASTYSGSSSSRKSTTNTVKSTSSSVSAAKATTSKAATPAKPVSTHNAAAPAKTTSASSSASTAKPASTHNATVKATSSQSAAKTASTIKSASTVKPVSTHNTTATAKVTSSQNASSTAKSSSNAIYQNSGKSLTSYPMSTNDTPSKTKVTTSNQVLNAAKLVSTVKATSSQSASSTAKSSSNANYQNSGKSLTSYPMSTSDASSKAKTTSVVKTLSGSSSNVPKPLHTHSSISATKPISNAIYQNSGKSLTSYPMSTNDAPSKAKITSSVEAKAKTLKAPQETSKGISNIYNAINTKEPTPISKEMSLAEKITTNLRNSGLVLAQKGKGKVDAFADTAVDTVKSTWGLVSNPKAALDNLATAITHPKETVEAISKSAKKTVEKDYIQGNAYSRSYVEGKVLFGVGATIVGTKGLGSLTKVPDVPNIKASKLEKTPVVKNETQVDGVKGTGKGLKIPQGLTQEQFQKISQMVKEEVGHISDDIVVQGSRAKGTAKPTSDLDIAVRVPAQKFDELVQNSFSKITPPNPGSAKEKTMLHAIETGKIQSGEAKLSKFRKQLEKELGMDVDISIIKMDGPFDNPPFTPIK
- a CDS encoding inositol monophosphatase family protein, encoding MNLQQLDRFAKEIIRQAGQRIRDAFSYDLKVETKSDANDLVTNIDRETELFFIEKIKAYDASHKILGEEGMGEKVESLDGVVWILDPIDGTMNFVKQHRHFMITIGIFVDGVGKLGYIFDVMREDLFCATAGEGAWYNDTPLRKLQSVKLEEAVIGINATWVTPNRRVNHEKLIELVRTVRGTRSYGAAAMEIAFVVSGKLDAYLSMRLSPWDVAGGIIIAQEVGAIASNLTGQPVNLLGQDTFIIANPSIHSQILEQYVELK